One window from the genome of Cherax quadricarinatus isolate ZL_2023a chromosome 14, ASM3850222v1, whole genome shotgun sequence encodes:
- the LOC138852709 gene encoding uncharacterized protein produces the protein MINSIEDLDHNPPKRRKVTEQYLTDKEMLIAMEDFERKEATKDEEKYLSLMKGNITKDFSGSDKILLVQQANCCAVKLKKGGLADALSQVLPLSNPYLFRSPGCHKANLASEVTRDKFGSIKFVNNGKNNPMIVNMFAQYAMGPPHKYYMNCKVDKAYYNTCKYLDTKKGREIMFKECMNDLVKWLLTDPNGIIMEKVVFPEGIGCASAGGDWHAHF, from the exons ATGATTAATTCGATAGAAGACCTTGATCACAACCCTCCAAAACGAAGGAAGGTGACTGAACAATATCTCACCGATAAAGAAATGCTTATAGCAATGGAAGATTTTGAAC gtaaagaagcaacaaaagatgaagaaaaatatCTTTCGTTAATGAAAGGTAATATTACAAAAGATTTTAGTGGCAGTGATAAAATTCTTTTAGTACAACAAGCAAATTGTTGTGCTGTTAAATTGAAAAAGGGAGGTCTTGCTGATGCTTTAAGTCAGGTTTTACCACTTAGCAATCCATATTTATTTAGATCACCTGGATGTCATAAAGCAAATCTAGCTAGTGAAGTCACTCGTGATAAATTTGGGAgcataaaatttgtaaataatggaaaaaataaccCCATGATTGTCAATATGTTCGCACAGTATGCGATGGGACCTCCACATAAGTATTATATGAACTGTAAAGTTGATAAGGCCTACTataatacatgcaaatatttagatacaaagaaaggtcgtgagattatgttcaaagagtgcatgaatgatcttgttaagtggttattaacagatcccaacgggattataatggaaaaagttGTGTTTCCAGAAGGAATTGGATGTGCTTCAGCCGGAGGTGATTGGCATGcacacttttag